The Chrysiogenia bacterium genome includes the window CCGGCGGCATCGGTGGCGCGCGCGTCGCCCACGCGGGCCTTTTCGGATCCGACCCCGTCAGCGCCGAGGAATACGCCAAGTCGCTCAAGGGTCTGCCGGCACTCCCCAAGTTCGAGCGCAATTCCAGGTTCTCCGACCCATCCACGCCGGGCCAGAAACGCCCGCTCACGCCCGAGCATCTGGCCGGCGGTTACTGCAACTTCTACGAGTTCACTTCCACCAAGGAAGACGTCTTCTACAAATCGAAGGATTTCAAGCCGCGCCCCTGGACCCTCGAAGTGAGCGGCCTTGTCGACAAACCCAAGACCTGGGACCTGGACGAGCTCATCAAGAAGTTCCCGCTCGAAGAGCGCATCTACCGCTTCCGTTGCGTGGAGACCTGGTCCATGACCGTTCCCTGGATCGGCTTTCCCCTCAAGAAGCTGCTTGAGGAATCCCAGCCGAATTCAAAGGCAAAGTTCGTGCACTTCGTCTCACTTGAGGACTCGAGCCAGTTCCCCTCCCAGCGCAACCGGTTCTGGACTCCCTGGCCCTACCGCGAGGGCCTGCGCATGGACGAGGCCATGAACGACCTCGCCCTCATGGCGGTCGGTATCTACGGCCATGCCATGCCCAATGTGCACGGCGCGCCGCTGCGGATGGTGTTGCCCTGGAAGTACGGCTTCAAGGGCGGCAAGAGCATCGTGAAAATCGAGCTCGTTGATTCAAAGCCCAAGACCTTCTGGAACGACATCGCGGCTGATGAATACGGCTTCTATTCCAACGTCAATCCGCGCAAGCCCCACCCACGCTGGTCGCAGGCCCATGAGTGGCGGCTCTCCACCGGGCGACTCACCAAATACGAGACCCTGCCCTACAACGGCTATGGCGAGGCTGTCGCCCATCTCTACAAAGACCTGCGCGAACCCTGAGTTGCGCGCCGCGCCCCGATCTTCCAGCATTCGCCCATGATGCGGGCGGGCACATGGCGGATTCGCGCGTGGTTCCTTTTGGCGCTTGCCCTCGCGGCGGCAACTCCTGCGAACGCGCGCGCAGAGGAACCCAACCCCAAAGAAGACGAGCAGCCCGTCCCTTGCCCCGCCGTTCCCGACGACGAGGACGTCCCGGCCTGGAACCGCGAGTGCTGGGACCCCGAAAGCGCCGACGAGAATGTTCCGCGCCCGCCCACTCCCATCGAGGAGCAAAAAGGCGTGCTGGGCCTTCCCTCGTGGCTGATCAGCGAAGAACCCGTCCCCAAGCTCAACATCATTGATCCCGATCTCGAAGCCTTCCCGGCGGGCAACCTGTTCTACCCGCTGCTGGCCGACCCGACCGAGGTGCGCGCCGAGGGCGGATTCGGCCGCATTTCACGCGATCTCTCGGGAAGGCCGCTGACCATCGGCAGCCTGTGGATCGGCGTCGACTGGGGCGTGCTGCGGCACACCGAACGGACGCGCCAGAGCGGGACGCGTGATGGCTGGCAACTGGGACTGGAAGCGATGGCCACGGTGCTGCTGGGCTACACCGACCCGTTTGTCGGGGATCTCATCAATGCGGACTTTCTCGGAGGCGTCAATGCCAGCTATCGCTGGGGAAATCTCTCGGGCCGCCTTCGCGCCTACCATGAGAGCACGCACCTGGGAGACGAGTTCGTCTTCATCACCGGGCTCACCCCGGCGCAGCGGCTCAACGTCAGCTACGAGGCAATCGAGTTCCAGCAGTCCATCGATTACAAGGAGCTGCGCCTGAGCGCCGGCGGCGAGTTCCGCACGCGCATCGACCCGGACCCGCTCAAGCGCTGGGAGTTCAGCGCCAACGTCGAGTGGCGCTCCCACTACCGTCTATTCGTCTTTGGAAGGCCGCTTGTGGGCTACAACGTGCGCTTTCTCGAAACACACGACTACCGCGCCGCCCAGTCGCTTGTTGCCGGGCTGCAGCTCGGCAATCCAAGGCCCTACCAGATGAACTTCAAGCTGCTCTTCCGCATGTACGACGGTCCCTCACCCTACGGTCAGTTCCGCATCACCTCCCGCGATGTGCGCGAGTATCTGGTGACGCTGCGATGGTCGCCGTAAGGTCTACCAGGTCAGCGCAAGCCCTACCTCGGGCCCGTGCAGTTTCTGGTCACCGATTCCGATGTAGCGATAACCTGCGCGCAGCGAGGCATAGGGGAAGTCCGGATAGGTCAGCCGAAGCGCGCCGCGCAGGTCGGTGAGCTGCCCGCTGTCAAAGAATGCCCATCGCGCATCGCCTTCCCGCCCCAAATAATTCACAGGATAGAGCCCGGTTGAAACGCCCCACTGGAATCCCTTCGTCGAGAACGCCCGCTCGAAACCACGCGCCCCCGCCGCGACATCGAAGCGGAAATGCTCACTCCAGCCAAAGCGCCAGAGCCCCTCTACAAACCAGGAATCCAGCTCGTCGGGCGGTCGCTCCTCGCTGTAGCGCGTCCAGCCCCCAGCCGCTGCGATGGGGCCCCACCCCAGCTCGCCGCGCAGAGTGTAGCCATCGATATCGGCATCGATGAGACTCTGGTAGGTATTCTCGATCCGCGCGTTGGGAACGACGGGGGAGCCCGCTTTCCGCTCTTCACTGGCGTAATTTGCCGTACCCACCGTGGCCTTGAAGACAGCCTCGAGCCCTTTCCCGATCAGCCACACCATGGCAAAGAATTCGTCTCCATCGTCATCAAGATCTGGAGAAGAATCATTATGGCGGGGACCGCTGGGCGGACTCGGCGAGGGCCGGCTGGGCGTACGAAGCCCCTTCTCGAAGTCTCCGAGATCCCCCGCATGCGCAACGGTCGGTGCGACAACAAGTAGAACAAGAAGCAGGGCCAGGACGCGACGTGCCCCTACTCCCACTCGATCGTGCCCGGCGGCTTGGAGGTGATGTCGTAGGTGACGCGGTTGATTCCGCGCACTTCGTTGATGATGCGGCTGGAAACCTTCGCGAGTAGTTCATACGGCAGCCGCGCCCAGTCGGCGGTCATGGCGTCTTCGCTGGTAACCGCGCGAAGGGCGCAGACGTCTTCGTAGGTGCGCTCGTCGCCCATCACGCCGACCGTCTTGACCGGCAGCAGCACGACAAAGCTCTGCCAGAGCTGGTCGTAGAGTCCGGCGCCGCGGATCTCTTCGTCGAAGATGAGGTCCGCCTTTCGAAGCACCGCGAGCCGCTCGGGGCTCACCGCGCCGAGCACGCGGATGGCAAGCCCCGGCCCCGGGAAGGGCTGGCGCCAGAGCACCTCGCGTGGCATGTCCATCGCCGCGCCCACGGCGCGCACCTCGTCCTTGAAGAGCTCGCGCAGCGGCTCGATCAGCTTGAGCTTCATCTTCTCGGGCAGCCCGCCCACGTTGTGGTGGGTCTTGATCGTGACCGAGGGCCCCTTGACCGAGACCGATTCGATGACGTCGGGATAGAGCGTTCCCTGCACCAGGTAGTCGGCGCCGCCGAGCTTGCGGGCCTCTTCGTCGAAGACATCGATGAAGGTGTTGCCGATGATTTTGCGTTTCTTTTCAGGATCGCTCTCGCCGGCAAGGCGCTCGAGAAACATCTCGCCCGCGCGCACCACCGTCAGGTTCATGTGAAAGTGCTCGCGGAAGGTCTTCTCAACCTGTTCGGTCTCCCCCTCACGCATGATGCCCGCATCCACGTAAATGCAGTGGAGGCGGTCGCCGATGGCCTTGTGAACGAGCACCGCGGCCACCGAGGAATCCACGCCCCCGGAGAGGCCGCAGATCGCGCGGCCTTCGGGGCCGACCTTTTCACGAATCTCGGCGACGGTGCGCTCGACGAAGCTTTCCATCGTCCACTCGGCGTGAAGTCCGCAGACCCCGCGAACGAAGTTGGAGAGGATCTGCTTCCCGCAGGGCGTATGCACGACTTCGGGGTGAAACTGTACGCCAAAGACCGTGTTCTTTTCATTGGCGATGGCCGCCAGGGGCGAGTTGCTCGTGTGGGCAATGCGGCGGAATCCATTGGGCAGTCCCGAGATGCGATCGCCATGGCTCATCCAGACCTGCACTTCGGAATCGAGGCCCTCAAAGAGTCCCGCACTATCGTCGATCTGCAGCATCGCGTGCCCGTACTCGCGGTGATCGGCCTGCTCGACCTGTCCGCCCAGCAGGTGGGTCGTCACCTGGAGCCCGTAACAGATACCCAGCACCGGAACACCGACCTTGTAGACTTCTTCGGTGGGAAGCGGGGCGCCTTCCTTGCCCAGCGATGCGGGCGAACCCGAGAGAATGATCCCATTGGGAGCAAACTCCCGAATGGCCTCGATCGACATCGAGTAGGGATGGATCTCGCAATAGACCTCGAGCTCACGCACCCGGCGGGCGATGAGCTGCGTCACCTGCGAGCCGAAATCGAGGATCAGAATCTTCTCATCGGGAACAAAATGCATTTCTAAACCTTTTCCTAGCCCTCGAGTTTGTAGTTCGGGGCTTCCTTGGTGACGATGACGTCGTGCACGTGGCTCTCGCGAAGGCCGGCGGCGGAGATCCGCACAAAGTCGGCCTTCTCGCGCAGCTCGGAGAGATTTTTCGCACCCACATAGCCCATGCCGCTGCGAAGCCCGCCCATGAGCTGGTAGAGCGAATGGGCGACCGGCCCCTTGTAGGGCACGCGGCCCTCGATCCCCTCGGGAACGAGCTTGCTGGCCTCGACGACTTTTTCCTGTCCGTAGCGATCGCGCGATCCCTGGGCCATGGCGCTGAGCGAGCCCATGCCGCGATACATCTTGAAGGAGCGGCCCTGATAGAGGATGAGCTCACCGGGCGACTCATCGGTTCCGGCCAGCAGCGAGCCGATCATGATCGCGTGAGCGCCGGCGGCCATGCCCTTGACCACGTCGCCGGAGAACTTGACGCCGCCATCGGCAATGATCTTGCCACCCATCTCTTCGGCGGCAGCGGCGCAGTCCATGATCGCGGTAATCTGGGGGACGCCCACGCCCGCCACGATGCGGGTCGTGCAGATGGAGCCCGGGCCCACGCCGACCTTCACCACGTCGGCGCCGCACTTGATCAGATCGCGCACGCCGGCAGCGGTAGCGACGTTGCCGGCCACAATGAGCAGCTCGGGAAACAGCTTGCGCATCTGCTTGACGGTATCGAGCACCATCTTCGAGTGACCGTGCGCGGTGTCGATCACCAGCATGTCCACGCCGGCTTTTACCAGCGCCTGGGCGCGTTCCTTGCGATCGCCGCCCACGCCGATGGCCGCCGCGACGCGGAGGTGACCCACGGCGTCCTTGCTGGCGCTGGGGAATTCCTGGGTGTTGAGCACGTCGCGAATGGTCATCAGACCGGCCAGCTTGCCACCCTTGCCCACGAGCAGCAGCTTCTCGATGCGGTACTCGTGCATGATGCGCAGGGCTTCCTTGGCAGACACATCGGGCTTCGCGGTCACGACCTTCTTGGTCATGATCTCGGAGACCTTCACAGACTGGCGCGTTTCAAAGCGCAGGTCGCGCGCGGTGAGGATGCCCTGCACCTTGCCAGCTCCGTCGGTCACCGGCAGGCCGGAGATCCCGTGCTTGGCCATCAGGGCACGCACCTGCGCCACCGTCTGGGAGGGGCGAATCGTCACGGGATTTTCGATGACGATGTTTTCGGACTTTTTGACCTTACGGACTTCACCGGCCTGGACGTCCGGCGGCAGGTTTTTATGAATGACGCCGATCCCGCCCTCGCGGGCCATGGCGATGGCCATGGCCGATTCGGTCACCGTGTCCATGGCCGAGGAGAGAACCGGGATGTTCAGTGTGAAGCCGGGCGCCAGCTCGGTCTGCAGGCTCACGTCGGCGGGGAGCACATCGCTGCTGCCGGGCTGCAGGAGCACGTCGTCGAAGGTCAGCGCCTCGCGGATGGTATTATTCTCGCTCATCGGGCGGCCTCCATACGCAAACGGCCCTCGCAAGCGGGGCCGCTGAAACTCATGATTTTGTCGGTTGTTGCTGTGTGAACTGGGGCAAACATGGCCAAGTTTTAGCCGCCCAGACCGGTCAGTCAAGATCCCCGGCCCCACTTCGCACGGGCATCGAAATTCCCCGGGACGCCAGCGGCCCCGGCCCTCGCCCCCGGGCCCTTTGGCGGGTATATAGGGGACACGCGAGGCAGATCCATGTTCAAAGCAATGCTCGGCAAAATCATCCACCAGAGCGACCTTGAGGAATCCGAGGTCCTGGAGTTTCTCGACGCCATTGTGAGCGGCACCATCAGCCCGGCCCAGACGGGCGCCGTGCTGGCCGCTCTGGCCACCAAGGGTCCCTCTTCGGGCGAAATCGCAGCCGTTGTGCGCTTCCTGCGCCGCCATCTGGTGGCAGTGAGCCCCAAGCGCACCGACCTCCTTGATACCTGCGGCACGGGCGGCGATGCCTCGGGCACTTTCAATATCTCAACCGTCGTGGCCTTCGTGGCCGCCGGCGCCGGCGCGGCCGTGGCCAAGCACGGCAACCGGGCGGCCAGCTCGAAATCCGGCTCGGCCGACGTCCTCGAAGCCCTGGGCATCCGGCTCGATCTCTCCGCCGAGGCCCTGGCCGACTGCATCGATGAACACGGCATTGGATTTCTCTACGCCCCGGCCTTCCACCCGGCCATGAAACACGTGGCCCCGATCCGAAAAGAACTGGGCATCAAGACGATCTTCAACCTTGCGGGCCCGCTCTCCAATCCCGCCGGCGCGACCCGGCAGCTCGTGGGCGTCTATGACCGCCACCTGACCGGCCCCGTGGCACAGGCGCTCGCCGGCCTTGGCACCGAGCGCGCCATGGTGGTGTGCGGCCACGACGGCCTCGACGAGATATCGCTCAGCGCCGAGAGTGAAGTGGCCGAGCTCAAGGACGGCAAGGTCGAGCGCTGGACCCTCAATCCTGAAGACTACGGGCTTCCGATGTGCGACCTGAGCGCCCTGGCAGGGGGCACGCCAATGGAGAACGCCAAAATCGCCCTCGACATTCTCGACGGCAAGGTCGGGCCCCAGCGCAC containing:
- the msrP gene encoding protein-methionine-sulfoxide reductase catalytic subunit MsrP codes for the protein MLIKIRKPWEISESRTTPEGVYASRRSLLKAMGLGTAALAAGGIGGARVAHAGLFGSDPVSAEEYAKSLKGLPALPKFERNSRFSDPSTPGQKRPLTPEHLAGGYCNFYEFTSTKEDVFYKSKDFKPRPWTLEVSGLVDKPKTWDLDELIKKFPLEERIYRFRCVETWSMTVPWIGFPLKKLLEESQPNSKAKFVHFVSLEDSSQFPSQRNRFWTPWPYREGLRMDEAMNDLALMAVGIYGHAMPNVHGAPLRMVLPWKYGFKGGKSIVKIELVDSKPKTFWNDIAADEYGFYSNVNPRKPHPRWSQAHEWRLSTGRLTKYETLPYNGYGEAVAHLYKDLREP
- a CDS encoding DUF1207 domain-containing protein, whose product is MMRAGTWRIRAWFLLALALAAATPANARAEEPNPKEDEQPVPCPAVPDDEDVPAWNRECWDPESADENVPRPPTPIEEQKGVLGLPSWLISEEPVPKLNIIDPDLEAFPAGNLFYPLLADPTEVRAEGGFGRISRDLSGRPLTIGSLWIGVDWGVLRHTERTRQSGTRDGWQLGLEAMATVLLGYTDPFVGDLINADFLGGVNASYRWGNLSGRLRAYHESTHLGDEFVFITGLTPAQRLNVSYEAIEFQQSIDYKELRLSAGGEFRTRIDPDPLKRWEFSANVEWRSHYRLFVFGRPLVGYNVRFLETHDYRAAQSLVAGLQLGNPRPYQMNFKLLFRMYDGPSPYGQFRITSRDVREYLVTLRWSP
- the guaA gene encoding glutamine-hydrolyzing GMP synthase, which encodes MHFVPDEKILILDFGSQVTQLIARRVRELEVYCEIHPYSMSIEAIREFAPNGIILSGSPASLGKEGAPLPTEEVYKVGVPVLGICYGLQVTTHLLGGQVEQADHREYGHAMLQIDDSAGLFEGLDSEVQVWMSHGDRISGLPNGFRRIAHTSNSPLAAIANEKNTVFGVQFHPEVVHTPCGKQILSNFVRGVCGLHAEWTMESFVERTVAEIREKVGPEGRAICGLSGGVDSSVAAVLVHKAIGDRLHCIYVDAGIMREGETEQVEKTFREHFHMNLTVVRAGEMFLERLAGESDPEKKRKIIGNTFIDVFDEEARKLGGADYLVQGTLYPDVIESVSVKGPSVTIKTHHNVGGLPEKMKLKLIEPLRELFKDEVRAVGAAMDMPREVLWRQPFPGPGLAIRVLGAVSPERLAVLRKADLIFDEEIRGAGLYDQLWQSFVVLLPVKTVGVMGDERTYEDVCALRAVTSEDAMTADWARLPYELLAKVSSRIINEVRGINRVTYDITSKPPGTIEWE
- the guaB gene encoding IMP dehydrogenase yields the protein MSENNTIREALTFDDVLLQPGSSDVLPADVSLQTELAPGFTLNIPVLSSAMDTVTESAMAIAMAREGGIGVIHKNLPPDVQAGEVRKVKKSENIVIENPVTIRPSQTVAQVRALMAKHGISGLPVTDGAGKVQGILTARDLRFETRQSVKVSEIMTKKVVTAKPDVSAKEALRIMHEYRIEKLLLVGKGGKLAGLMTIRDVLNTQEFPSASKDAVGHLRVAAAIGVGGDRKERAQALVKAGVDMLVIDTAHGHSKMVLDTVKQMRKLFPELLIVAGNVATAAGVRDLIKCGADVVKVGVGPGSICTTRIVAGVGVPQITAIMDCAAAAEEMGGKIIADGGVKFSGDVVKGMAAGAHAIMIGSLLAGTDESPGELILYQGRSFKMYRGMGSLSAMAQGSRDRYGQEKVVEASKLVPEGIEGRVPYKGPVAHSLYQLMGGLRSGMGYVGAKNLSELREKADFVRISAAGLRESHVHDVIVTKEAPNYKLEG
- the trpD gene encoding anthranilate phosphoribosyltransferase produces the protein MFKAMLGKIIHQSDLEESEVLEFLDAIVSGTISPAQTGAVLAALATKGPSSGEIAAVVRFLRRHLVAVSPKRTDLLDTCGTGGDASGTFNISTVVAFVAAGAGAAVAKHGNRAASSKSGSADVLEALGIRLDLSAEALADCIDEHGIGFLYAPAFHPAMKHVAPIRKELGIKTIFNLAGPLSNPAGATRQLVGVYDRHLTGPVAQALAGLGTERAMVVCGHDGLDEISLSAESEVAELKDGKVERWTLNPEDYGLPMCDLSALAGGTPMENAKIALDILDGKVGPQRTIVELNAGAALYVSGVADTLAAGIELAQGSIETGSARAKLEALRNL